Proteins from a single region of Acidobacteriota bacterium:
- a CDS encoding SDR family oxidoreductase, producing MRVLFIGGTGIISSACTRLAVERGIELWVLNRGQSWRPVPDGVTRLIGDIREPASARAAIGALEFDAVVDWVAFTSEHIESDLELFRDRTRHYVFISSASAYQTPPARLPVTESTPLENPVWEYSRHKIACEERLLHAYREEGFPCTIIRPSHTYDCTLLPPHGGWTVIDRMRRGDPVVVHGDGTSVWTLTHHRDFAIGLVGLLGRDDAVGEAFHITSDEWLTWDRIHHILARAAGTTTEIVHVPSEVINGYDREWGDSLLGDKAHSMIFDNSKIKSFVPEFAATISFSEGADEIIAWYDADSSRRTIDEEFDRTVDRIISDWHRTFPT from the coding sequence ATGCGTGTTCTATTCATCGGCGGTACCGGAATCATCAGCTCGGCCTGTACACGCCTCGCCGTAGAACGCGGGATCGAGCTCTGGGTCTTGAACAGGGGCCAAAGCTGGCGGCCGGTCCCCGACGGGGTCACCCGGTTGATCGGTGACATCCGCGAGCCGGCATCCGCCCGCGCGGCGATCGGTGCGCTCGAGTTCGACGCGGTTGTCGATTGGGTTGCCTTCACTTCCGAGCACATCGAGTCAGATCTCGAGCTGTTCCGCGACCGCACTCGCCACTACGTCTTCATCAGCTCCGCCTCGGCCTATCAAACGCCTCCGGCTCGCCTGCCGGTGACCGAATCCACCCCCCTCGAAAACCCGGTTTGGGAATACTCCCGCCACAAGATCGCCTGCGAGGAACGGCTCCTTCACGCCTACCGCGAGGAGGGTTTCCCGTGCACCATCATCCGGCCATCGCACACCTACGACTGCACCTTGCTCCCTCCGCATGGCGGCTGGACGGTCATCGACCGCATGCGTCGGGGCGACCCGGTGGTCGTCCACGGAGACGGCACGAGCGTGTGGACCTTGACCCACCACCGAGATTTCGCAATTGGGCTCGTAGGGCTGCTGGGTCGTGATGACGCCGTCGGTGAAGCGTTTCACATCACCTCCGACGAGTGGCTGACCTGGGACCGGATCCACCACATCCTGGCACGGGCGGCCGGCACCACCACCGAGATCGTGCATGTCCCGTCAGAGGTCATCAACGGTTACGACCGCGAGTGGGGGGACAGCCTGCTCGGCGACAAGGCCCACAGCATGATATTCGACAACTCCAAGATAAAAAGCTTTGTCCCTGAATTCGCCGCGACAATCTCTTTTTCCGAGGGCGCCGACGAGATCATCGCCTGGTACGACGCCGACTC